A DNA window from Streptomyces asoensis contains the following coding sequences:
- a CDS encoding ROK family transcriptional regulator: MAEAPRLTDSASAVFAVLAQAGSATRPQLASLAGLSKPTVSSAVAELENARLAAHSGTASSGTGRSAAVYRLGRAAGAVLAVDLGPALTRVRGCALDGSLLAEATASRTDAADAVREALGALPDGIPLRSIVVAVGDVAARDLRGSGMRPATAKAGPVFDAMAVALPPGVPVHLENNVNCAALAELHEGAARGRHTFGYLRIGVGIGLGIVVGGSVLRGSNGAAGELARLPYPWDDGREPRQEALEEYIGARSLLRRAEALWRGADGPCPRTTERLFALAGEGLAPARDIVARHAADVGRLAAAVTAVLDPGLIVLGGSTGADPQLLPGVRAELARLSWPTEVVSSRVGDTGTVAGAARLAVARGVQTVTEAARAED; the protein is encoded by the coding sequence GTGGCGGAAGCCCCCCGCCTGACCGACAGCGCCAGCGCGGTCTTCGCCGTGCTGGCGCAGGCGGGCAGTGCGACCCGGCCGCAGCTCGCGAGTCTGGCGGGCCTGTCCAAGCCGACCGTGTCCTCCGCCGTGGCGGAGCTGGAGAACGCCCGGCTCGCCGCGCACTCCGGCACCGCCTCCAGCGGCACCGGCCGCTCGGCGGCCGTCTACCGCCTCGGGCGGGCCGCCGGCGCCGTGCTCGCCGTCGACCTCGGGCCGGCGCTCACCCGGGTCCGCGGCTGCGCCCTGGACGGCTCCCTGCTCGCCGAGGCCACGGCCTCGCGCACGGACGCCGCCGACGCCGTGCGCGAGGCGCTCGGGGCACTGCCCGACGGCATCCCGCTGCGCTCCATCGTCGTCGCCGTCGGTGACGTCGCGGCCAGGGACCTGCGGGGCAGCGGCATGCGCCCCGCGACCGCCAAGGCGGGCCCGGTCTTCGACGCCATGGCCGTCGCCCTGCCGCCCGGGGTGCCCGTCCACCTCGAGAACAACGTCAACTGCGCGGCGCTCGCGGAGCTGCACGAGGGCGCGGCCCGCGGCCGCCACACCTTCGGTTACCTGCGGATCGGCGTCGGCATCGGCCTCGGCATCGTGGTCGGCGGCTCGGTGCTGCGCGGTTCGAACGGCGCGGCCGGTGAGCTGGCCCGGCTGCCGTACCCGTGGGACGACGGCCGTGAACCGCGCCAGGAGGCCCTCGAGGAGTACATCGGCGCCCGCTCGCTGCTGCGCCGGGCCGAGGCGCTCTGGCGGGGCGCCGACGGCCCCTGCCCGCGGACCACCGAGCGGCTCTTCGCCCTGGCGGGGGAGGGGCTCGCCCCGGCCCGCGACATCGTGGCCCGGCATGCCGCGGACGTCGGCCGCCTGGCGGCCGCCGTGACCGCCGTGCTCGACCCGGGCCTGATCGTGCTGGGCGGCAGTACGGGCGCGGATCCGCAGCTCCTGCCCGGTGTGCGGGCCGAGCTGGCCCGGCTGAGCTGGCCCACCGAGGTGGTCAGCAGCAGGGTCGGGGACACCGGCACCGTCGCGGGTGCCGCGCGGCTCGCGGTCGCCCGGGGAGTCCAAACCGTGACCGAGGCCGCGCGGGCTGAGGATTGA
- a CDS encoding BadF/BadG/BcrA/BcrD ATPase family protein produces MQDSPPSRPLVVGVDVGGTKTQLRALAGDAVVADHVRASTGWRPHDTAAAARWLTALVLDALPAGARPSALAVGAHACETPRQCALIRDALQLSLGVPARVVGDAELIVPAAGADKGVGLVAGTGSVAVGRLPSGDAVQVGGWGAVLGDEGGAAGLVREAVRAVWADHDRGARPDALALGLLTAFDVSEVPALAGALEGATQISAEWGRHAPVVFAAAAEGSALARSVIAEAATALAALVARLAARGVPVDEVVVAGGTVLGQPALYDAFAAALADAVPGARPRPLTRPPVEGAVALARSLL; encoded by the coding sequence GTGCAGGACTCTCCCCCTTCGCGCCCCCTCGTGGTCGGCGTCGACGTGGGCGGCACCAAGACGCAGCTGCGCGCCCTCGCGGGCGACGCGGTCGTGGCCGACCACGTCCGCGCCAGCACCGGGTGGCGACCGCACGACACGGCGGCCGCCGCGCGGTGGCTGACCGCCCTCGTCCTCGACGCGCTGCCCGCGGGCGCGCGCCCCTCGGCACTCGCCGTGGGCGCGCACGCCTGCGAGACACCACGGCAGTGCGCGCTGATACGGGACGCCCTGCAACTCTCCCTCGGTGTGCCCGCCCGGGTCGTGGGCGACGCCGAACTGATCGTCCCCGCCGCCGGAGCGGACAAGGGTGTGGGCCTGGTGGCCGGCACCGGTTCCGTGGCGGTGGGCCGGCTGCCCTCGGGCGACGCCGTCCAGGTCGGCGGCTGGGGCGCGGTCCTCGGCGACGAGGGCGGCGCGGCCGGTCTGGTCCGTGAGGCGGTCCGGGCCGTCTGGGCGGACCACGACCGCGGTGCGCGACCCGATGCCCTGGCCCTGGGTCTGCTCACCGCCTTCGACGTGTCCGAGGTCCCGGCGCTCGCCGGTGCCCTGGAGGGCGCCACGCAGATCTCCGCCGAGTGGGGGCGGCACGCGCCCGTCGTCTTCGCGGCCGCCGCCGAAGGCTCCGCACTCGCGCGGTCCGTGATCGCCGAGGCCGCAACCGCACTCGCCGCGCTCGTCGCCCGCCTCGCCGCCCGCGGGGTCCCGGTCGACGAGGTGGTGGTGGCGGGCGGCACGGTGCTCGGACAGCCGGCGCTCTACGACGCCTTCGCCGCCGCGCTGGCCGACGCGGTACCCGGGGCGCGGCCCCGGCCGCTCACCCGGCCGCCGGTCGAGGGCGCGGTGGCGCTGGCACGCTCCCTCCTGTGA
- a CDS encoding phosphatase PAP2 family protein, producing the protein MPSPAGQSTPSAVNRRRFLKVSFGGSAALVAAPTLVSWLGAADAKAATAPLPFVDDYRTNITANLTPETNAVVRILGGFARVWKTGAAWNTGTPLRADVLRANMQYCTAVTGARTEAQGREAFVHDRQHQSYAMIGGLGPLSDLYKSGAKAVTSITSAPDTTPPTKIDDAVPADAPAGSALGAGSYTSDLGLVARLVDTVRGPYASGNPGKYAFQYPRPWRMNENSEVVDTGRTDALGFPVYDSKVVVVPQLLRQRSTSPADDGGFPSGHTNAFHLASLAYAYAVPERFQELVTRALALSHTRIVSGMHSTVDVLGGRIMATALAAATLADPANAELKAAARAQALAYFTGKTGTTADTLFAYAHSDASDPYADREANARANAPRLTYVLEREGRSTPLTVPKGAEVLLETRLPYLTAAQRREVLRTTALPSGYVLLDGFEQWGRLDLFTAADGYGAFDSDVTVTLDASRGGFEAADSWRNDIGGDGGLTKRGSGALTLSGHNRYRGGTVLEAGVLVAGHERALGRGDVRLDGGTLRAGEPVRVRGAWTQGAGAVLDLTLHRYHAPALRVSGRVRLDRGSVLSLRLDADRPPVAGSTVPVIEASALRGQFDRVELNSDHLRAVPVYTADGLSVRLVKR; encoded by the coding sequence ATGCCGTCACCCGCCGGGCAGTCCACCCCCTCGGCCGTGAACAGAAGGCGCTTCCTGAAGGTCTCCTTCGGCGGCTCGGCCGCCCTGGTGGCCGCCCCCACCCTGGTGTCCTGGCTCGGCGCGGCCGACGCCAAGGCCGCCACGGCCCCGCTGCCGTTCGTCGACGACTACCGGACGAACATCACGGCGAACCTCACGCCCGAGACCAACGCCGTGGTCCGGATCCTCGGCGGCTTCGCCCGGGTCTGGAAGACCGGCGCCGCCTGGAACACCGGCACCCCGCTGCGCGCGGACGTCCTGCGCGCCAACATGCAGTACTGCACAGCGGTCACCGGCGCCCGCACGGAGGCACAGGGCAGGGAGGCGTTCGTCCACGACCGCCAGCACCAGAGCTACGCGATGATCGGCGGACTCGGCCCGCTGTCCGACCTGTACAAGAGCGGCGCCAAGGCCGTCACGTCGATCACGAGCGCGCCGGACACCACTCCCCCGACGAAGATCGACGACGCCGTTCCCGCGGACGCGCCCGCCGGCTCCGCGCTCGGCGCCGGGTCGTACACCTCCGACCTCGGCCTGGTCGCCAGGCTCGTCGACACCGTGCGCGGACCGTACGCCTCGGGCAACCCGGGCAAGTACGCCTTCCAGTACCCGCGGCCGTGGCGCATGAACGAGAACAGCGAGGTCGTCGACACCGGCCGGACCGACGCCCTCGGCTTCCCCGTGTACGACTCGAAGGTGGTCGTCGTCCCGCAGCTGCTGCGCCAGCGCAGCACGTCCCCCGCCGACGACGGCGGGTTCCCCAGCGGGCATACCAACGCCTTCCACCTGGCGTCCCTGGCGTACGCCTACGCCGTGCCCGAGCGGTTCCAGGAACTCGTCACCCGCGCCCTCGCGCTCAGCCACACCCGCATCGTCTCCGGCATGCACTCCACGGTCGACGTCCTGGGCGGCCGCATCATGGCCACCGCCCTGGCCGCCGCCACGCTCGCCGACCCGGCCAACGCCGAGCTCAAGGCGGCCGCGCGCGCCCAGGCCCTGGCCTACTTCACCGGGAAGACGGGCACGACGGCCGACACCCTGTTCGCCTACGCCCACTCCGACGCCTCGGACCCGTACGCCGACCGCGAGGCCAACGCGCGCGCCAACGCGCCCCGGCTGACCTACGTCCTCGAGCGCGAGGGCCGCTCGACGCCCCTCACGGTCCCCAAGGGCGCCGAGGTGCTGCTGGAGACGCGGCTGCCGTACCTGACCGCCGCCCAGCGCCGCGAGGTGCTGCGCACGACCGCGCTGCCCTCGGGGTACGTCCTGCTGGACGGCTTCGAGCAGTGGGGCCGGCTCGACCTGTTCACCGCGGCGGACGGCTACGGGGCCTTCGACTCCGACGTCACGGTCACCCTGGACGCGTCCAGGGGCGGCTTCGAGGCGGCGGACTCCTGGCGCAACGACATCGGGGGCGACGGCGGTCTGACCAAGCGCGGCTCGGGCGCCCTCACGCTGAGCGGCCACAACCGCTACCGCGGCGGCACGGTGCTGGAGGCGGGCGTGCTCGTCGCAGGGCACGAGCGGGCGCTCGGCCGGGGCGACGTGCGGCTGGACGGCGGCACCCTGCGCGCCGGCGAGCCGGTGCGGGTGCGCGGCGCGTGGACCCAGGGGGCCGGCGCGGTGCTCGACCTGACGCTGCACCGCTACCACGCCCCGGCGCTGCGGGTGTCCGGGCGGGTCCGGCTCGACCGGGGGTCGGTGCTGTCGCTGCGGCTGGACGCCGACCGCCCGCCGGTCGCGGGGAGCACCGTGCCGGTGATCGAGGCATCGGCGCTGCGCGGACAGTTCGACCGCGTCGAGCTGAACTCCGACCACCTGCGCGCCGTACCCGTGTACACGGCAGACGGTCTGTCGGTACGACTTGTGAAGCGGTAA
- a CDS encoding glycosyltransferase family 39 protein: MARAAHPVPAPTPDAGTAPARPRGRRRLLVPLLVAVLLAQMAVAMVTTAVRQTPTIDEPVYVAAAAGYLHEHRVRLNPEHPPLGKLVVAAGVAVAGAHVDPSFTGTQEAAGRHLLYRSGNDPWRLMLWARLPVIALTLLFGLVVFAFTRDLAGPVPALAALALYALSPDVVAHGSLATLDVPAAGFLLTSVWLLWRARDRARRCLPLAGAALGAALATKMSTLPVVPVAAALAALSVCARRPRDVRRALLAAGVVTAVAVAVVWAAYLAVDPRLRWDPGATHVPVVHGLRGHLVRLLPFPEAYRDGMRIQFGMENRSWAGFLFGHRYTGARWYYLPAALLVKTPLGALVLWTAGALVLVVVRRLRPAAPYVLVPAAVLLVAAMAGSRDLGTRYAVFLPMSLAVAAGCVLAVRLRWAPVAVAALVAFVAVSSLRTFPYYLPYSNEAFGGPARTHLRLHDSNVDWGQDLGRLADRLHDRYAGERVWLVYKGSGVPAAYGIEARDPRRVPPAEVHGLLVVSDSAVAVAKGPLAVLLRTGRPVDEVGHSITLYRR, translated from the coding sequence ATGGCACGCGCAGCACACCCGGTCCCGGCTCCCACCCCCGACGCCGGCACGGCGCCGGCACGGCCGCGGGGGCGCCGGCGCCTGCTCGTGCCGCTCCTGGTGGCCGTCCTGCTGGCCCAGATGGCCGTCGCCATGGTCACCACCGCGGTGCGGCAGACGCCGACCATCGACGAACCCGTGTACGTGGCGGCGGCGGCCGGCTACCTCCACGAGCACCGGGTGCGCCTCAATCCCGAGCACCCGCCGCTCGGCAAGCTCGTCGTCGCCGCCGGTGTGGCGGTGGCAGGTGCGCACGTGGATCCCTCGTTCACCGGCACCCAGGAGGCCGCGGGCCGGCACCTGCTGTACCGGTCGGGCAACGACCCGTGGCGGCTGATGCTGTGGGCCCGGCTGCCGGTGATCGCGCTGACGCTGCTGTTCGGCCTGGTGGTGTTCGCGTTCACCCGCGATCTCGCCGGGCCCGTCCCCGCCCTCGCGGCGCTCGCCCTGTACGCCCTCTCCCCCGACGTCGTCGCGCACGGCTCGCTGGCGACCCTGGACGTCCCCGCGGCGGGTTTCCTGCTGACCTCGGTGTGGCTGCTGTGGCGGGCCCGCGACCGGGCGCGCCGCTGCCTGCCGCTGGCCGGGGCCGCCCTGGGCGCGGCGCTGGCGACGAAGATGAGCACGCTGCCCGTGGTGCCCGTGGCGGCGGCCCTCGCGGCGCTGTCGGTGTGCGCCCGGCGCCCTCGGGACGTGCGGCGGGCGCTGCTCGCCGCGGGGGTGGTGACCGCGGTCGCCGTGGCCGTCGTCTGGGCCGCCTACCTCGCGGTCGATCCGCGGCTGCGCTGGGATCCCGGGGCGACCCATGTGCCCGTCGTGCACGGTCTGCGCGGGCACCTCGTGCGGCTGCTGCCGTTCCCCGAGGCGTACCGGGACGGCATGCGGATCCAGTTCGGCATGGAGAACCGCTCGTGGGCGGGCTTCCTCTTCGGTCACCGGTACACCGGTGCCCGCTGGTACTACCTGCCGGCCGCCCTGCTCGTGAAGACCCCGCTGGGGGCGCTCGTGCTGTGGACGGCCGGGGCACTCGTGCTCGTGGTGGTGCGGCGGCTGCGTCCCGCGGCGCCCTACGTGCTGGTCCCGGCCGCCGTGCTGCTGGTCGCGGCCATGGCCGGGTCCCGGGACCTGGGGACCCGGTACGCCGTGTTCCTGCCGATGTCCCTCGCGGTGGCCGCGGGCTGCGTCCTGGCGGTGCGCCTGCGGTGGGCGCCGGTGGCGGTGGCGGCGCTGGTGGCCTTCGTCGCGGTGAGCTCCCTGCGGACGTTCCCGTACTACCTGCCGTACTCCAACGAGGCCTTCGGCGGACCGGCGAGGACCCATCTGCGGCTGCACGACTCCAACGTGGACTGGGGCCAGGACCTGGGGCGGCTGGCGGACCGGCTGCACGACCGCTACGCGGGCGAGCGGGTGTGGCTCGTGTACAAGGGCAGCGGGGTGCCCGCCGCCTACGGCATCGAGGCCCGCGACCCGCGGCGGGTCCCCCCGGCGGAGGTGCACGGGCTGCTGGTCGTGTCGGACTCCGCGGTCGCGGTGGCGAAGGGCCCGCTCGCCGTGCTGCTGCGCACCGGCCGGCCGGTCGACGAGGTCGGCCACTCGATCACGCTGTACCGGCGGTAA
- a CDS encoding MurR/RpiR family transcriptional regulator has translation MPSPQQARAQASAITSGRTGPETEASPTSRLRALFDGPHLSPGQRRIAQYLIEHITEAAFLSITDLAERVGVSQPSVTRFAAAVGFSGYPALRERLQSIALGALAGGPAAAEVNRSNELQAAVEAEIENLENLRRDFADPDRVIDVGRKLSQSTPLTVLGLRISVSLAEYFAYAARRVHPDVRLVTRGGSVAYDALLQSREAGGTWVLAFSMPRHAHETLTAVRVARSAGLKVALITDLALGPVADEADATFATGTGSRLVFDSYAAPGVMAAALLQAMTDAGPERTQARLEEYEQIAEQHQFFLRE, from the coding sequence GTGCCATCGCCGCAACAGGCACGCGCACAGGCGTCCGCGATCACCTCTGGCAGAACGGGTCCGGAGACGGAGGCGTCCCCCACCTCCCGGCTCAGGGCGCTCTTCGACGGCCCCCATCTGTCCCCGGGGCAGCGGCGCATCGCCCAGTATCTGATCGAGCACATCACCGAGGCGGCGTTCCTGTCGATCACCGATCTCGCGGAGCGGGTCGGGGTCAGCCAGCCCTCGGTGACCCGGTTCGCCGCGGCGGTCGGCTTCAGCGGGTACCCCGCGCTGCGCGAGAGGCTCCAGTCGATCGCGCTGGGCGCGCTGGCCGGCGGCCCGGCGGCGGCCGAGGTGAACCGGAGCAACGAACTCCAGGCGGCGGTCGAGGCGGAGATCGAGAACCTGGAGAACCTGCGGCGCGACTTCGCCGACCCGGACCGGGTCATCGACGTGGGCCGCAAACTGTCCCAGTCGACGCCGCTGACCGTGCTGGGGCTGCGGATCTCCGTCTCGCTGGCGGAGTACTTCGCCTACGCGGCCCGCCGGGTCCATCCGGACGTACGGCTGGTGACCCGCGGCGGCAGCGTCGCCTACGACGCGCTCCTCCAGTCGCGGGAGGCGGGCGGCACCTGGGTGCTGGCGTTCTCGATGCCCCGGCACGCGCACGAGACGCTGACCGCCGTACGGGTCGCGCGCAGCGCCGGACTCAAGGTCGCCCTGATCACCGACCTGGCGCTCGGGCCGGTGGCCGACGAGGCCGACGCCACCTTCGCCACCGGCACCGGCTCCCGTCTGGTCTTCGACTCCTACGCGGCCCCCGGGGTGATGGCCGCGGCGCTGCTCCAGGCCATGACGGACGCGGGGCCCGAGCGCACCCAGGCGCGGCTCGAGGAGTACGAGCAGATCGCCGAGCAGCACCAGTTCTTCCTGCGCGAGTGA